In Peptostreptococcus equinus, the DNA window TTAACAAACATAGCTGTTACAACTATTTGGATATTCTACATCCTTACTTTCGCTTCAGTTATGATTCTTAGAAAGAGACAGCCTGAATTACATAGACCGTACAAAGTTCCTATGTATCCATTAGTACCAATTTTAGCTATAGCTGGTGGTTTATTCGTTGTTATCAATCAGATAGTAACAAACCCAGGTCAGTCATTCATTGGTATAGGTGTTACATTACTAGGATTACCAATTTACTGGTATATGAAGAAAAAGAATGCTTAGAATTCTAAAATAATATGAGTTTAAATAGTAATACTCATATAAAAACCCGCACAATTTTATGTGCGGGTTTTTTGTTTTATAATTTAATTTATATAACAATATTATCAATTAATCTAGTTTTTCCAATATATACAGCTAAAGCTATAAGTATGTTTCCCTGTATATCATCTACCCTCTCAAATGTATCAAAGTCCAGTATTTCTACATAATCAATCTTTGCCAGCTTTTCCTTTTCAATATTTGATTTTATAGTATCAAGAACTTTCTGACTTGATTTTTGACCTGCATCTATTTCTTTTAAGCCTAACAATATACTCTTTCTTAAAATGCTAGCTGCCTTTCTTTCATCTTCATTTAAATATAAATTTCTAGAACTTTTAGCAAGTCCATCTTCTTCTCTAATTATTGGACATCCTGTAATTTCCACATTTAAATTTAAATCTTTTACCATTCTTTTTACTATTGCCAACTGCTGAGCATCTTTTTGCCCAAAGTATGCTCTATTTGGTCTAATAATTGAGAAAAATTTTGCAAGTACAGTACATACTCCTCTAAAGTGACCTGGTCTTGATATTCCACATAATATATCAGTCATCTGTTTACATGGCTCTACATATGTAGAAAAACTGTTCGGGTACATTTCATCAGCTTTTGGATGGAATATGTAATCTACACCCGCATTTTGGCATAATTTTGAATCAGCCTCTAAATCTCTTGGATAATTATCATAATCTTCATCTGGACCAAATTGCATAGGATTTACAAAAATGCTAACTATTAATTTATCATTTTCTTTTCTAGCCTTGTCTATTAGGCTTTTATGTC includes these proteins:
- the panC gene encoding pantoate--beta-alanine ligase: MEIITSIEQIREISENIRKNGQSLAMVPTMGCLHEGHKSLIDKARKENDKLIVSIFVNPMQFGPDEDYDNYPRDLEADSKLCQNAGVDYIFHPKADEMYPNSFSTYVEPCKQMTDILCGISRPGHFRGVCTVLAKFFSIIRPNRAYFGQKDAQQLAIVKRMVKDLNLNVEITGCPIIREEDGLAKSSRNLYLNEDERKAASILRKSILLGLKEIDAGQKSSQKVLDTIKSNIEKEKLAKIDYVEILDFDTFERVDDIQGNILIALAVYIGKTRLIDNIVI